ACCTAAGAGAAGAAggttaagtgattctttgaacgAAACAAGTGACAGTCCAGTCAGGAGTAACCTACGAGAAGTAGGTTAATTGATTCTTTGAACGAAACTCCAGTTAGGAATAACCTAAGAGAAGTAGATAAAGTGATTGTTTCAACCTTAATCTtgtattatattatttaaataataatatcccttatttaaacaaatataatataccttttttttggtcaataacaAATATAAGGTAAATATAATACACCTAAATAactaaaattcttttttttgaacGGAAATAACTAAATTTCTTTAAACCAAAATTTTCTTCGTCATGGACATGGGGGCCGGCCATTGGGCCTGGAGCTGGCCCATTCCCAATTCATAATAAAAGAAATCCTGGAATGGGTCTTACAGGTTGGGTCGGGTTTAAGGATTAAACCCGATATGCACCCTCATCGTCGTGCACCCATTCTAAAATACCACCATCAAGGTTGGGTCGGGTTTGTCATGCTTCTCATACGTCTCCATTGTGCCGCCGTTGCCATCTATGAAGCACTGTTGTAAATCAACAAAATGGACCAATTTCGTCGAATCCGCTTTAGTAGCGTTTCATAACTGAAATGGAGATGAGATGACATGCAGACAAATCGTGAACAGAAATGGAGAAATGGAGATCAGATGCGGTGGTGCGGTGGTGGGTGGTTTCATCTACACGTGCCATCATGTGACATCACGTGCATCATAGAGAGAAACAAGGGTTATTTCCTTTGGGGGGTTTCTTTGCAATTTTGGAAAATAATCTCACAAACATGGAGATAACCTGTAAGGCACGTGAACGGTTGCAAATCTGGACCACaggaataaaataatatatatccaCGGTGAAAAAGACtggtccatgggtggaccaGTTTGATAAttccccaccctagtgggcaccgtaGAGGACAAGGTAGATGAACTGCTGCAAACAAACATTAAACAAAAGTTACATTTTCAGTTGTTCTTAGGACAGGTGAAACAGGTGTGAGGAAGATCTGCAATTTCTCTCTGCTCCCCTGTGTACAACTCAAATGCAGTATACAAAGAAAAATTCTTATATGAAAGTTCATAATTCATATGTCGGTGATGCCCCATTGGGTCAGCCTATTTTGACACCGGTATGTCCGATTGCTTTTATCTGCCTTCCACATCACTGTCCCTCAATGTCTATCTTGAATTCTTCAGTTGGGGATGATGCTAATATTGAAAATTTGTTAACATGCCAAAATCTAAGCACCTGTAGTATGAAGGTCAGTGAGCACAGGTTCATAATGTCAGAAGCAAAATTAAAAAGTTAGCTTCAAAGCCACCGCCAAGAATGTTCAGAGACGCAGAGTCACTTCAATAATGATAATGCAGCTCATTCTGAACCATCTATCTCACTTTGGTGAAACCTAATTTGCCTTTCGTGCAGACGGTACTGCGGAATTACAGTGGATGTCTTTTGTGTATGTATTTGTGAGGGCAAAGAGTAAGAGAACAAAAACAACTTGGGCACTCATGATACCAAAATGACTGATACTATTTCCAATTTCCATCCAACTTCCTGTATTCCGAACCTGCCAACCATAAATTTCAGTATTAGGGTACTAGCCTTCAAATATATACCCTGAGGCATTAAAATTAGCAAATGGAAAAATATGAGTATCCAATTGCAGTTAAAACCACAATCATTTTGCCTTGAAAGTAATTTAATTTCCAGTAGTAGCAAACTAGCTCAGAAAGACATGTTGTATATAACTGAAATCCTTATATTTGATGGATAAGTAAAAGTTTGCAGATCCTCACATTAGATATGAAATATTTCTAATAACCCAAGTCTTTCTCCACTACTAGGTGAGGTCGGCTACGACGCTTTATGTCCTATCATATCCAACAATGGCCTTTAAggtttctcaatctctctctaCCTGTTATCTCTTGTTCTGTCTCTCTTTCAAACAGTAACCttatttttcatatattataataataaatataaagtgaaagaaaattacaaaAAGGCACAGCTTATTTCATTAGCCATACCTTgaattataattatatattcACATTTATCAACAACTGTGGTGCTAGGAAACCAATAAAACAGAAAACTAACACAAGAAAGAACTGAAGTTGACGGCAATAAAAGAAAAGCAATTGTAACTTCTAGGGGATATTTTACTGTTCTATTATGCTGACCAATTGATCTCATGCATTTACTATAATTAAGTGAAGGCAAATATATTTACAATATGAAAAATCAAGAACTGTGAGAACATAAAAGAGTTTAATGAAGACTATTGaaactaaataaaattataaagaaTAGGGTGAGTATATACCAGGAAGAAGAAGTGAACAGTCATTACGTCTGAGAACAATATAACAAGAAAATAGCATCCCATCCTTGGAACTTGGTTCAGTTTGGTTATTGCACTGAATGCACATCTGCAGTTCAGTCCATtgcaaataaatataaaatgaacAATTGAACAGAAGATACAGAACCATAGTTGTTACGGTAAATAATAAGTCAGTAAGAAACAAGCTCAAGAAAATGTTAAAACTTGTTGAGATTATGAGTAATATGATTATAAGGGATTTGATTGTATTTGATTTTGTGTATATTTGCATTATAGgaaagtggactgggcgagcccctagaggagCGACGCCCAGGGTTTAGCCCGCCCAAGGGCGGGAAcctggccttaaattgggcctcaatcgcggaggcccaattggcccaatgggtagtacccaagccctataaataggaggtagatgttaattgtaagggactttttgctcatttgacaaaataacacatgaaattcagcattctctctctcattctcattctctctagcacaattttccactctctaggtactatccctatcctcaatgttcattcccagaacaaaaGGTTTCCAATTATAAGATATTAGGATCATATCTTCAAGATTTCGAATGATCCTTTCCTTTACCATTACACCCTTGTATCTAAATGTATTTGGAATTAAGCTACTATAAAGTGAGAGAGTAACATAATTGGGTAGAGTAAGTCACCACGGCCACTCATTGGGCAATTAACGGTTGAGATTGTGATCTTATTGTTGCACATGCATAGCAAACTATGGTGAACTTTGAATATCAACCATTAGTTTCTCAGTCAATGACTGTGATGATTTTTTACTTTCTAAAGAGACTCCTTTACTTTAGAAGAGCTAAACTCATTTATTTGTAGATCACATATCAAAGAGTGTATCAATAAAATATTCAGATTACAAGTATTATTTGTGAAATATGTAATTTGGAATCTACAGATTACACCAGAGAAACATTTCTAATAAATTTGGCATCTACAGATTATACTGATGAAATATTATTTTCTCCAATAACTAGGAAATAATTGTGATAAGATCTATGAAGTTATATTCTATATGATTAAATACAAAAACCAGATATATTCAAGACATACAATGTGCAACACATATCGAATGATCTGACAACAGTCAATCAGTGCTTAAGTGAATGAATCCCTAGGGAAAAATTGTTgccaattttttaaaaacaatactGGTGACACGCAATCATATGAAAATCGACAGCCTAAGAAGTCAATATGATCACAAATCATTTAGTTGGGATGCATCGTCAGCAAGAAAATGACTTTTTCAATCAATTTTTGAAATTCTAGTCTCAAAGAAGTAATCTTGTGGAACAGTTGCAAATACTTACATTACAAGTATGAAGGGTATAAATAACTTGAAGATCAGTAGCGCCGCCATCAGAAATGGCTGCAATTGGTAGGAAATATATCAGTTCAAAAGCTTATTAAAGATAGGTAAGTTGGAAATTGAAAGGAGTTTAATTTTCACTTACGCTAAAGATAGTAATGAACCGATAGACAGATGAAATCTCAAAACTAGCAATACTTGCAAAATTTCCAGTTCCAAAAAAGGCAATGTTGAATAAAACCATCTGCATGATACAAAAGAGTGTTAatgtcaaaaaaacaaaaaatatcacTTGTGAAAAGCGTACTTAATTTACATTGAGCATAATCTACATGCTTCAGTTGGCCCTGAATCTTGACAAATACTATTTGTATATCAGCTAAATGAAATCTAGTTCATTAAACAGTCATATGCTCCATTATACTACTTGTGAAAACATCTTAAATATTTgattatttcaattcaaatCTGTTACATATTCTGTACTTCAGCAACCAGACATCTTTGCATTTCCCTGATCATATCCTTATCCTAAGGCCCATGTGGCTTTCTGAGTGAAACATTTATATGTTAAATACAAACGCCATggccaaaagaaacaaacaaacGTCATGCACATTTTAACAATCAAGATTTCCAATAGATTCGGAGAGCAACATAGAGATTTCAACAAAGCTGCCGGACCATTATAATATGAATATCTTCCTTTTAAGTAACCAGAAATATTGTTGTCTGCatttcattattgttaccgGCAGTTACAAGTAACAATAGGAGATGAATTATCCTGATTCCATAAGAAGGCCTATTACAAGTCGCAAAGCTATTAAAAGAAAACCATTGTTAATTGTTGGGTTAAGCTGAATATTCCTTCCCATTTTAGAGACTCTATCAATCAAAAGGCGTTAACAAGGGCAGTGTAATTTTTTGCTTAAGAATGGTTGTGTAATTTCATAAAATCTCAAAAGGAGTTCCTCTAGTATACTTCACTCAAAAGGGCTGCTCAAATTTAATCAAGATTTGAAGGAAATAagacagaaaagaaaaaacttacAAAGCTCAATGCGATTCTCACATCAGATAGCTGCAAAGATCTGTTATCAGATCCAGGGATGAGATGATTTGTAACATTTTTAATGGAACCTGATGACTTAGTCATAAAATTAAAGTTGAGAAGTGTATTTTCAAAGAGTATCCAAGCCATAAGTACAAGAGCAAAGGCAGCATAGAATAAAGCTTCATATCTGCAAATGTTTCAAAAATGAAATGGTAAAAACATATGCATCATTACATCAAGAATATATTCAAAGAACGTCTGAAAGAAGTTTGGTCAAAGAGATAATACCCGATGGAGAGAAGAAGGAATGGAGGCGCAAAGCCAAGAAATATGGAAGTCAGCCGGGATAAGAGGCTATTTTCGGAAAACAGTGGGAGTACCATGGACATACCTAGAAAAATAGGTTGTCAATATCAACCAAGATTGAATCTTAAATTTGAATGCTTCATGCACAAGAAATTCAGAATCATCCTTTATCTCAAAGATATCATCCGAGTGTCCTATAATTATGTATAACTTCCCATAATACAAATATACACAACATCAACTAAAAATAATCACACATAATCACACATAATCGCAACCATTGCCATCCATACCACATATAGATTgacaagaaagagaaaaaatggcaGGTAAAAAGTTGTGTATTCTGAGAAAGATCAAGGCAACTATAATAGAACAGCGTACAATTTGGTAAAAGTGTCTGAATAGGACTAAGAAATTCAAGCAAAGGGACAAGAATTAAAAGTCAAAACTATACCAGCAACAGACCAATTTACCAACTGATGCAATGCAAGCAACTCTTGCTTTTCAGTTCTGTGAGAAGTTGATAAATACACCATGACTGAAGATAAAGCAACCAAAAGAGCCTAGTGATAAACAAGAAATAGTAAACAGTGAATTTTTCATGTATTAGCTAAGCTTTCAAACACAATGGTAGAAAAATCATTATAGTTACCTGTACGTAAAATAGAGATGAATATTTGGGACTTCTCAACTCACAATTGCATATGCTTAGCCAATACTTACTTCTGCCAGCATGTAAATCTAACCACCTTGCAGCTATTCCTATAATGATAATAACAGCCCCACTACTAACCCTGCAAACATGATAATTTGGAATGTTGAACACTTTTTGGATTCAGAATTGTCAGATGAGCAACAAACAGattaaaataaagagaaaacaTCAACATGAGAAACTTTGGCATCCTAAAACTATTTTCAATCAGAAGGTTGTTGATCTACCATTTTCTTACATTAAACTTTGGCCTTGTTTATGTTGTACTAATTATATATTCAGTGGTGGAAGCGACTTACACTAATTGATTATTGTCTGGAATTTCTGCCGGCATCAGTGTGAAAAGGGACAAAAACCAACATGCAATGCAAACATATATCGGTATACCAGATCTCCAGGGAATAGACTTAAAAAGATAAAATGAAGCTGTGGCCCCAGCAATTAAAAAAAGCAAAGTATAGAGCTTCCTCTCAGTGAAGCTGTTAACCTGTAAGGCAAACCAAATATTCTTCATCAGATGAGTTGAACCTTACTAGGTTAGAGAATATTATGATAACCATTCATACCAGGAACTCAAGAATGAAAACTGAGACAGCAGTGATCGCTAGCAGCTTAATGATATAGTTCATTCTTCTTCCAGATATGTGTTTCCATAATGCTTTTATAAACTGGTATTCACTAATTATTTGAACCCATAAAAATGATGTCATTATCATGTATGCATGGTAGAGAGGAGGAGAGCGTTCTAGCAATAATAGCAAACAAAGCATTCCCGTCACCAAACATCCATATAGATATATCTGCAAAAGAAGATAAGATACAtacttatttaattatttaattgatAATCatcaaaggaaaaagagctgATAATTATATGAAACCAATAAGAATCGATAAATTTCAGGTAAGAATTTCAATCTACTGAGTTTCCATGTTCCATGTCTTGTGTATCTCCATCaaaatttctttattttcttcatcTCAAAGCAATATACAGTTCAAAAAAGGCTAAAAAATACCATTTAGGAAAAGCTAAGCTTACAAAAACATTACTTTTCCATGGCTATTTCTCTGAACTGATTGCTCCATTCCAAAAATATTTCTTGGCAGTGAAGTGTAAGACTGCAGCACATGAAGAACAAGGTAGATCATCCAACCAACATACCCAAGGGTAATTACAGACATGAGCATCAGCCAGTCGTAAGTCTGAAAATAGTGAAGTCCTTGCAATGCCAAACTTCTGAGATTTTGGGATAGCTCCATTGCAGCATCATAATCTCTAGCCAATATCAGACTCTCAAttttgtccaaaattgaagaataaTGAGATAGCGGTTTGAAAGGTTTGAAGTATAAAGAGTACGACTGTTTAATGTCTAAAGTTGTCAATGAAACCAACATCAGTAAGGAGTTCTTCAATTCATTTTACTTCTACATTGTCTGTCTTTTTCTTTGTTACTTTCTTACATAACATTTTACTCATGAATTGGCTCCGAAAATATTTGTATTTTATCGTTAGAGGTCCCTTCAGCATATTTTTGCTTGAGAGGAAAAATTACTTTATATCAGTTAAAGTTTGAAACCATGGTGGAAGATGTCATGCTGAAACTAAGGAACAATCAGTACATATCATCAATGATAAGTCAACATAGGCGAAGGATACATGATTTGCGAAGAAACTGGTTCAGAATTTCTTTTGTATTGGATAGAACAGCTTCAACTTCTTCATCCtggaagaaaatataaattaaatcttAATCAGAGTCAGATCATCTGCAAATATATAGTCTTCAGCATGTAGATAGCCTTTACACTTTTTACCACCAGTAGGACAAGACAATCCATAAAAATGACAATATATACCAATGAGAGTAGCGAACAAAAGCACATTAAACTACTGTTCACTAAAATGAACAACAAGCTTTTATAAATCAGAATCAAAGGCTACCTTGGTCATGTTAATGTAATCTATGGGTAGACTTCCAACTGAATTAACGGGACATGGTAAACCGAGTAGTGTAGACTGTCAGAAAATTGAATGAAGTATATCAAAATCTAAGGAAAATGGAGAGACATTCATCACGCTTTGAGCAGAAATCCTCAGTGAAAGATAAATTTTACAACCATCAGTGGTGCAATATCAGCCTGATTGACATCCACCCTTTCTATTCCATGCAAGCCCCATTCAATTGGTGTTGGAGCGTCATGCACATGGTCATCAACAAACCTAAAACCACAATCAGAATGGTTGCTGCTAGATATTGGCCTTGGATATTTAACACCAGCTCCCCAAGCAACAAGGGGAGTATCAGTATTTGAAGGATGCCCATCTCCATGGCTCCCTGtgaatagaaataaaataaataaacaaataaatacacaaaattattactttaaaactattttaatttCAATACAGCGAACAAATAAGTATAATACAGACAAAAGAACAACTGAAGTACTTGGAAATTGAAAATTCTTCTATGTCTAAGGCAAAGACTAACTCTAGGTCCTAGGAGCAAAGCTTCAATAATCTAGCATATAATGTACGTTCAACTAGATGTGCACAAGCACAAGCATTGGCTTACAGGTGAAAATTCGAATGTGTACATACCGCTATTTGAAGAATTGAGGTACCTTGGATTATTATACAGAGTGATAAAAAAAGTGAGAAGTATAAATCAATAGACTTGAGATTAGAGAAAGTGAATATTTTATTGATACATCAAACATCTTTGACCTAGTGGTTGAGAGGGAAAGGATCATCCTAAATTTAATATCCTACAAAGTAGGGCTTTTTACAATACAAATGTATACAAAATGAATTAAAGTACATATAATCACATTATACATATCTCAACACATAGATAAGTGAATACGGAGAAACTGTTTAggcattttttaattgaaagtCTCTTTTAAACTCAAAAGGAAAATTTTACCAGACACGTTTCAACTTCTATAGGGGAATTAACATTTTAAGTTATGACATGAAGTAAGAGAGTGTCTAGTCATAggtatgataaaaataaaataaaaaagtattgCAACCTTTGTCACTCATTCCATGATCTGCTGTAAAAATGTATGCTGTACGATTATCCTTGTAATAATCTTCAAGAAGATTATAAACACTTTCAGCTACATGGTCAACAACCTTAACATTATTGAGATAGATGGACGAAAAGGGCCTATGTGCATGGCCATTAGAGTCACATCCAAGCAGGTGCAGGAATACAACAAGGTTATCCTGCTGCAGTAGCTCCTTTAACTTTGGGTCTTCACTGGACCGATTAAGAAGGCTCTGAAATTTATCAAGAGACCACATGTCCAGGAATGATGCATCTGCATTAAGAATTTAAGAGTCCTGAATTGATTGATACATGAAATTGAGGATTGAGAATTTAACATGGTCAATATTTTACTTTTCCACCTAGCATACTATCATGCGGGGCATGGGATCTCTAAAATATCTAACAAGAAGGATAAAGGAAAAATTGTAGGGAGAAAAAGATTGTCATAAATGAAACAGTGCATATTGAAAAAACTGCAGTCACACCAGTTGCAAAGTCCTCGAACTCATGCGGATACGTATCCCAGGTGCTATGCGGCAAGGCACCACAGAAAATTGGAACTATATCAGGACTTCCAAAAGAAATTGTATGCCGGCTTCTGTTAAACACCGAATCAAACTCAACAGGATTAGCCTTCCACCCTGCAGCGAACCCAAAACAAATGTATCTTTTAGTTGACACAAGGCAGTGCTATCCAGCCAAGCCAAGAATCAAAAGAAATATTGTATAAGTCTCTTGCATTTTACTGCATAAAAAGTCATGACAGTCTACCATTTTACTCCAtgcattttaataaaaaaaatgtcaaatcAGAGAATTTTATTTGAGATAGAAAAAAACACTAAGTTAAGCTATTTCAATTATCCTCTTAAAACTAATATTCCATAAAGGAAGAGAATAACAGCAACCTTTTGTAACTGCACTAGGATCTTCATAAAAACCAGCAATAATGGCAACATGTCCAGGCCTCGACTCGGTGGGAGGGCGAGCATGAGAAACTCCCCAACGACCCTGCGTCTTCATTACTCTCCTTAAAAACGGTGCTCTGTAATTCCCTTGCGCGTCCGGCTCAAAGAACTTGTCCGCGCGCAATCCATCAGCTGCATTAAAACCTCAACCATATCAaatcaaaattgaataaaaacacAACACATTTTACAAACATGAAGCCAAATTCACAGAAACATAACATCAAACAGGTGGTGTGCATGACGTACCGACGAGAAGCACGAGGCGTTTGGCGGGAGCAGTGAAACGAGGCGTGACGGGATCGACGCCGCGGACAATGGGGGTTTTGAAGTATATGTCGAAGATGCTGAGCATGTAGATAGCGTGAAGGATGACGCCCAGTACAACGAGCCATCGTTCCCTTGTCTTCAACCATTTTGTTGAGTTATCTCTGTTTCCTAAGATCCCATCGGTGCGCATTTTCTTGTGTTCTAACGCACTGTTGGATCGAGCTTTGCTGTGACTGTGAGTGTGGTGAGTGTGGTGAGTGATGTTCCAACTGTGTTGGGTTGCCTATTGTTGCAGAGTATTGAAAAGCAGAGATTTTGAAGTGAAGTGAAGTGGCTGAATCAATTTCTGTATTTATGAAACATTAAAAAGTACTTGAGCATTTTATATTTGTGGAATCTAAATCTAAATACAATAATGGAAGTGTTATAAGTACCTACATCTAAATACAATAAGGAAGTGTTTTTTTAACGTTCG
This is a stretch of genomic DNA from Lotus japonicus ecotype B-129 chromosome 1, LjGifu_v1.2. It encodes these proteins:
- the LOC130729515 gene encoding GPI ethanolamine phosphate transferase 1 isoform X1, which gives rise to MRTDGILGNRDNSTKWLKTRERWLVVLGVILHAIYMLSIFDIYFKTPIVRGVDPVTPRFTAPAKRLVLLVADGLRADKFFEPDAQGNYRAPFLRRVMKTQGRWGVSHARPPTESRPGHVAIIAGFYEDPSAVTKGWKANPVEFDSVFNRSRHTISFGSPDIVPIFCGALPHSTWDTYPHEFEDFATDASFLDMWSLDKFQSLLNRSSEDPKLKELLQQDNLVVFLHLLGCDSNGHAHRPFSSIYLNNVKVVDHVAESVYNLLEDYYKDNRTAYIFTADHGMSDKGSHGDGHPSNTDTPLVAWGAGVKYPRPISSSNHSDCGFRFVDDHVHDAPTPIEWGLHGIERVDVNQADIAPLMSTLLGLPCPVNSVGSLPIDYINMTKDEEVEAVLSNTKEILNQFLRKSYIKQSYSLYFKPFKPLSHYSSILDKIESLILARDYDAAMELSQNLRSLALQGLHYFQTYDWLMLMSVITLGYVGWMIYLVLHVLQSYTSLPRNIFGMEQSVQRNSHGKIYLYGCLVTGMLCLLLLLERSPPLYHAYMIMTSFLWVQIISEYQFIKALWKHISGRRMNYIIKLLAITAVSVFILEFLVNSFTERKLYTLLFLIAGATASFYLFKSIPWRSGIPIYVCIACWFLSLFTLMPAEIPDNNQLVVSSGAVIIIIGIAARWLDLHAGRSKYWLSICNCELRSPKYSSLFYVQALLVALSSVMVYLSTSHRTEKQELLALHQLVNWSVAGMSMVLPLFSENSLLSRLTSIFLGFAPPFLLLSIGYEALFYAAFALVLMAWILFENTLLNFNFMTKSSGSIKNVTNHLIPGSDNRSLQLSDVRIALSFMVLFNIAFFGTGNFASIASFEISSVYRFITIFSPFLMAALLIFKLFIPFILVICAFSAITKLNQVPRMGCYFLVILFSDVMTVHFFFLVRNTGSWMEIGNSISHFGIMSAQVVFVLLLFALTNTYTKDIHCNSAVPSARKAN
- the LOC130729515 gene encoding GPI ethanolamine phosphate transferase 1 isoform X2 — its product is MLALPPSRGLDMLPLLLVFMKILVQSRHTISFGSPDIVPIFCGALPHSTWDTYPHEFEDFATDASFLDMWSLDKFQSLLNRSSEDPKLKELLQQDNLVVFLHLLGCDSNGHAHRPFSSIYLNNVKVVDHVAESVYNLLEDYYKDNRTAYIFTADHGMSDKGSHGDGHPSNTDTPLVAWGAGVKYPRPISSSNHSDCGFRFVDDHVHDAPTPIEWGLHGIERVDVNQADIAPLMSTLLGLPCPVNSVGSLPIDYINMTKDEEVEAVLSNTKEILNQFLRKSYIKQSYSLYFKPFKPLSHYSSILDKIESLILARDYDAAMELSQNLRSLALQGLHYFQTYDWLMLMSVITLGYVGWMIYLVLHVLQSYTSLPRNIFGMEQSVQRNSHGKIYLYGCLVTGMLCLLLLLERSPPLYHAYMIMTSFLWVQIISEYQFIKALWKHISGRRMNYIIKLLAITAVSVFILEFLVNSFTERKLYTLLFLIAGATASFYLFKSIPWRSGIPIYVCIACWFLSLFTLMPAEIPDNNQLVVSSGAVIIIIGIAARWLDLHAGRSKYWLSICNCELRSPKYSSLFYVQALLVALSSVMVYLSTSHRTEKQELLALHQLVNWSVAGMSMVLPLFSENSLLSRLTSIFLGFAPPFLLLSIGYEALFYAAFALVLMAWILFENTLLNFNFMTKSSGSIKNVTNHLIPGSDNRSLQLSDVRIALSFMVLFNIAFFGTGNFASIASFEISSVYRFITIFSPFLMAALLIFKLFIPFILVICAFSAITKLNQVPRMGCYFLVILFSDVMTVHFFFLVRNTGSWMEIGNSISHFGIMSAQVVFVLLLFALTNTYTKDIHCNSAVPSARKAN